AGACGCGCTGTGTTGAACTGTTTCAATAGTTGATGTCACAGATAGACAAGAAGTGTTGATTGTACAATGGACTTGAAGGAAGTTGACAATAATGGGTAACATTTTGTGCAACTGCATTAATGTGGTCACTTTCCATTGCAAACCGATTAAAAGGGTGCACAACGACAACCTTTAATGAGAAAATACAGGATAgtgacaaacaaaacaaaacgagGTTACATAACATTGCACCAATCTAGATGAACTAGAAGACTCATGCACTTGTACATGAAAAGTTGTCTACAACAACTTGTGGGACTAAAAGGACTTCATGTACAAGACGCACATGTAGAggacttaaatattttaaagtgatattcTTATGGTATTGTGTGTTGCATTGTGTTTGAAAGGTGGAACACAGAGGTCATGTGTGCATGTCAGAATatcacaataaaatattttgtgaagCTGCGGCTCTGGTCAAATTTTGACCAGGGCTTAAGCTTGACCGGGAACAGGTTCACCAAAATCAAGATTTACCAACCTGGCTGACCCGATGTCACAATCGGTTCCATGTCTGACTCCAAATGGATCCAACACACATCCAAAATCAACCACACACCGATTCATCATCCATTCTagattttcctttcttttttggGTCCATCCAACACTAACCGGTTTTGGTGCAACCAAACTTCGAAGAtcatttaataacatttattttgctgAGCATCTAATCGTAACAATGTCAAATAAGAAAGTGATAATGTTGTTTAAGGTATTTGTTTGCCCGTCATATTTTATATCAGTGGAACATGTTTAAACAAAGACTTTTCTTATTTTTTCATACTATAGCACAATTACTTCTTGCCCTCTCTttcctaagaaaaaaaaaaataaagctcatattttgtctttttgttccCTAAGAGTGTGGAAAGTGGAGAAGGGAAACTTGGCCTCCAcatgaatttttttctttttcttttctttttttttttttttggtacaaTAAAAGCTGTAAAATGTTCCACTATACTTTCCACTGAAAGCTGGCAATGTGCGCTTTAACACCCTGTCGTTTATTCAATAATTTGATAAGGTTAAGTCACAGTTTTACTGCCTCTAAGACTGTTCAAACCTACCAAGAGCTCAGTTACTGAAAGATATACAGTGAAtgctaaaataaatgaaaaaatgttttactaGAGGAAAAAGTTGAACATGAATCTGTCTGGCTGAGATGTCTGGTATCCTGCAAATGATCATGGGTCTTAAGTTGcatatggaaaatatttaaaaccaaGTCATATTCAATACTAAATGTTTGTTGGATTTGGCTTTACATGTTCTATCCTATAATTTGCAATTAAAAGATATTACATTGGATACTCTTGAAGAATCAGTTGCTGAAAAACACTAATGAAATATCCTGTGCTGTCATGCATTTCCATTTCCACTAGCATGAACGGCACAGATTGTTTAAAATAATTCTTAAAGGGCAGTAAAAATCCACATAATAACACATAgaattaacacattaatttcttctctatttttgttcatttttatggAGATATGACAAtgaaaattgaaaaataatgaaCAGAGTCAAACAttatagtacagtacaatacttatatattttagaaattaTAGACTATGATCTAAACTGTTGgaataaagtatttttaatttaacaggGTGAATAGGGACAGATTTGTTGGCTTTTTTACCTTGAGCTCTCACTGATGTCAGTACTGCGAGTGTTAAGAGAGCGGCCGCTGCCAAACGCCTGACCGACATCTTCACCCCAGTATCAGCAGAACATCAATCAATCTGAAAAAATCAAccatattacacacacacacacagctcataaatcaatccaaaaaattacatttaaaaaaaggcaCTGGACTCCAACACAGCTCAATGCAAGAGATCTCATTCAAAATctgattttaattattttttcattcaaaATTCCAGCTGTTTCTCTGGTCAACATAGGAAAAAAGTTATTTCCATTGTTATTACTccccaaaaaaaattataaaacgAGGTCACTAATTAAAATAACTCACTGTGGGTCTTGGAAAAACATTCTCTGCAGTTTAACTGTAAAACGATTATAAACTGCATATGCTGTATGTCATTGAAAACTTCACTGATTCATCTGTTTAACGTCGGAAACTGTGAGCTCATAGACTATATGCAATTGTCTGGAAATTTGCCTGATTTAGGATCCTACACATGAGCGCTGGAAAAACTTTTCTGCAGGGTTCCTGCGCCCCCTGTTGTGCCTGGACAAATTCAGActttacatacatacatttatgcTGAGAGCAACTCGCTGCTCTGCCTCTAACTTTGGCAATGTGCTTGATGTCTGTATTACATATATATTGCATGTTACTATAAATAATTTCCAATGCAAGAACAAGCGGCTCACAAAATAATTGCAGAGTGAGTACAAGTTGTGATTAATATCACTCAGCAGTTAGTATTTGCCCTGATATTTCAAGACAAGCAgtgtcctgcagtgtgacatgATTACTCAgtctaaaactattttaaacaacatCTTCCCAGTCCTTTTATACATTATACACAACCTCATATTAAAAAAGACTACATTTGCACTTTTGAAAAGGCATTCATCACATGGCAGGACCATCTGAAATCATCTAGGGCAAAAGGGTATTTCAATTAATGAACACAAAACTCAGGAACATGCAACATTTAACTTAGAAATTAAgcaatttttaataaataaatcagataaTAGGTGAATGGACATGCAAAGTGTGAGTCAAAACTTATCATGCGGGCACTTTATCTTGGGTTTGGTGTTGTAATAGTGTAAGAATTTAAGTAAAGTTGAatgaaaaagcaaacataaggtCTTGTGAAAACATGTGGGATGCTTTCTGAACATTTGTTGAGCCAAATAGGTTTGAACCTCAcactaatttttttaattatatttatttaagctCTCCACCACACTTTACCTGTATTCTTTAATGTgaattagttaaaaaaaaatacccaaTAAATAAAGTTCAAGAGGTCTCGTGAGTCTAGATTCCTCAACGAAAGAAAGTAAGTATCATCCCATTCAACTTTCAAAGAGCACAATAACAGGGTGGTGGAAAAAATGAAATCACCATACAAACGTCTATGGAAAAAAGTGATCAGAGCAGCTGAAAATGGGTCAGTGTGCACACATTCATCATTTCACGTGACATTTATCTAATATGTCTCAAATTCAAGAGCATTACATTTATATGCTTAAATATGTTTATCAAGAAAAAGAACTTACCAAACTCCCCAAAGTTTCCCAAATCTATCAATACATCACAAAAACTGGTGAATGAAAGTGGAAATTTCGCCCGGATACAAAGGGATTTAAAGGTCTCTTCAGAAAAGCAAGAGATTCTCCGTGATGCTGTTGTGATGGAGATGAAAATGAAGAGGAGGGTCTGATCACCCACAGCTCATGAAGGCTGATTTCAAAATGCACAGGATCTCAGGCTAGAATGAGCTTCTTAACAGGAGGCAGATACCGAAGCCGGAGCGCTGACGTCACGCCTGTGTGATGGATGTGTTGGGATGCGCTTTTGGGAAGTCGCGCGCATTTTCGGCATTCCTGCAGCATGTCACTCATCAATGTTTTGGGAATGACTAGTCAAAATGAGAAATTTAGGGCTATTTACAGGTCAGGTCTTTGTGGAAGCATAAATTATGAACCAATGTAGTATTCGGAGCGCAATCTGAGGAGATTCGTCTCGCGCCACGCCAAAAATGATTTTACGGTGCCCCCAGCACATTTGACCCAACCGACAACTACCGTAAAACATCACGAAGGATTTTTTACATACAATTTCGTTTATATGTAttgtgtaaatataaaatatcgtGATCAATAATGAAAATACCGAGACTGTTTTCGATGTATAGTCCAACGGTCGTAACGGAAAGCGCTTGAGCGGTTGCCATGGTAACATCTTCACGTGAAGTCGCTAGATTTTGACTATCAATCACTCTTTTGTAGTTTCACATACAAAAAAACAGGATTTTTTTACACACAATTTCGTTCATATGTAttgtgtaaatataaaatatcgtgataaattatgaaaatacagATAGGCCTACTGTTTTCGATGTATAGTCCAACGGTCCTAACAGAAAGCGCTTAAGCTGTTGCTATGGTAACATCTTCACGTGAAGTCGCTAGATTTTGACTATCAATCACTCTTTTGTAGTTTCACatacaaaaaaacaagattttttacACACAATTTCGTTCATATTTAttgtgtaaatataaaatatcgtGATCAATAATGACAATACCGATACTGTTTTCGATGTATCTTCCAACGGTCCTAACAGAAAGCGCTCgagcggttgctatggtaacatcTTCACGTGAAGTCGCTAGATTTTGACTATCAATCACTCTTTTGTAGTTTCACATACAAaaaaacaggatttttttttacatacaattaagttcatatttattgtgtaaatataaaatatcgtGATCAATAATGGCAATACCAATACTGTTTTCGATGTATCGTCCAACGGTCCAAACGGAAAGCGCTCGAGCGGTTGCTATAGTAACATCTTCACATGAATGTAGATTTTGACTTTCAGTCACTCTGCTGTAGTTTCCcaaaacaggatttttttttacatacaattaagttcatatttattgtgtaaatataaaatatcatgaTCAATAATGACAATACCAATACTGTTTTCGATGTATAGTCCAACTGTCCAAACAGAAAGCGCTGGAGCGGTTGCTATGGTGACATCTTCACATGAAGTCGCTAGATTTTGACTTTCAATCACTCTTTTGTAGTTTCACatacaaaataacttttttatcaGTTATATTAACACTGTTGGAAAATCAAGCTTATAAGCTAGTAGCTGTTTTGGAAAAAGTTTTGTAGCTAGTTTAGACTTAAAAAACAGCTACCATGTTCAATATCAAAACTAAGATCTCAAGACACATAAAGTAACTGTGTAAAAGGTCCAGactatttttatttgttgtaaAACCGTGTTTTTTGGACACATACCATATATCTGTGCTGAATTTGAGCCTATAGATCAGTTTTACAACTAGCCATTtccatttatttgaatatgtaGCCCCCTAGTGGTCAAATCGGGTAACACACTGAGGGGATGGAGATGTCCAACACATCTTATGAATCAAAAATACACTGTTGATCGATCTCATTATTAAGCCATAAAAGAACAGTTTTCTGTTACAACATCTGATGAATAAACATTTAGACATTTAGAAACACATGGGTGCCAACTGGGAATCAGCGTAGAGTTTTATTTGTGATCATTTATTACTTGTTTCAGCTGAGTTCAGGACTGTTTTTAATTTGATCATAATCTCATTATTCTCATTGTtagaaatgaaaaatataactATTGATCAAGGGAAAGCTTGAACTTCTAATGCTCCTTATAGATCGCTTGCAGACTTAATGATCTGTGCTTTATAGTTTTATAATTAGCATGCAATTATTTGTGCATGTCTGCAATGAGCTGAGAGAATTTGTGTGGGACACAAAGAGCACATTGTTCATAATGCATGTGATAAATTTCCATACAAGCTCAACTCTATAGACCACCAATGCTGAGGCGTGCTATACTGAGCTCAAATGATCAATCGTCCCTGTAAATTTAAACTTCCAGAGGGGAAAACATTTCTTTGATGTATACGCACGCATTTGGAAACTATTTTATATGCCTTGAAAACACATTGTTTTGAAGTACAAAAAGGAAATCCACATTACTGTTTGTTTCCTGGGAACCAACGAAGACATCCAAGAAACAGACATTGTGAGTCACAAACACCCTTCATCAGTTAACTTCAGACATTACGTACACTTTAAGAAGGGAAAACAGTTCAgttgtttattttcttcatcACGTTCTTTATGAgaagaatattattacatacAGGAGGAGGTATGAAATCCGAAGACATACAAATTAAACCTTATCAATTGCTGGAATTAAAGATGAATCACATGATAACCATCAAGTAGGTAACATtacaccccaaaatcaaaagaaattgaattgcattttgcataaagaaaatgaatgtGTGAAAAAGtcttttctttatgcaaaatgttttattttaattttggggtgtttATATCGTCATTAAGTCAAGTAAAACAATCAGGATTTGTCTGTTTATGACAGGTACAGTTTGTTTTATTCAAATCACTTTGGTCCCTTTTACCTTCCAAATGAAAGAATAAATATATTGTGTGAAATGCTCATAACGTCACATTTCAACAGAAATGAGGGCAGGATCTGACATCAGTCCTTCTTCTGAGGCAAAGCCGCCTTTACGAGTTCATATATGACGCATGCAGTTCCTGAAAAGAGACACATGAATGATCAGATTAGTGATAAGCGTTTACTACGATTATTAACTCAAATACATATTCATGCTTGCTACGACACGTCAAGCATTATGGCAAATTATGCGGCTTTGCCACAGCTACATGCAGACATTGGGAATGGGTGCTTTAAACTTGGGCTAGtaaacaaccacccagaacccACATGTAATGTGTTAAGACCTTGCAATGCCCACAAGCTCAGTAACATACCCATCAGTGTGAGACCCATAGTTGCACGGTAAAGAACAGCATCACTGACACCTCCCTTCAGATGAACTGGCATCCCATTAGCCTCCTAAACAAGAAACagaaatcaacatttttataatcACATATACATGATAAAACAAACATGTGAACAACCAAAGCCTAAAGTTCTGAGTGCTGTAAAGTGAACACAGCCTATAGGTAAAAAGTATCTCAACATATCTCATTTGGTCGAATtcaattatatatttacagttgcaagaaaaagtttgtgaacctgtgaaaaattttaacaaaataagagatcatacaaaatgcacgttatttttttatttagtactgtcctgagtaagatattttacataaaagatgtttgcatttagttcacaagacaaaacaatagctgaatttattaaaataaccccattcaaaagtatgtgaaccattgattctcaatactgtgtgtggttacctgatgatccacgactgtttttatgttttgtgatggttgttcatgagtctcttgtttgtcctgagcagttaaactgagctctgttcttcagaaaaatcctccagctcctgcagattcatcagttttcaagcattttttgcatatttgaaccctttcctagtctgggtaaacccagcatgatctgccggcgatttgatttcgctcggcaactcagtctggaaacccgtgcattcaATTCTATTGCTTCCGTTacaccaatcacagactggcttatccaccttgcttgctattggcgggtataacacgatgacgatagagaagcgacggcaagcagttttcaaactctatctgatctacccgtctctTCAATATAACAaagcacaatcacagtgacgccgattgtgttaagcatttaccttatctgagagaaatgtagcagagcgttgatccgatagtctcttcataggaagattacaaacggcgattaatgacacacgatgattctctgctgttattttggtggtttgcttcacgatgtgagtacaggactcttttacttcaacgccccttgatggtagacaatatttttattatttgctctatatgtttcgtctccctgcttcttgaatctcgcgctgcctgagctgactggaattctttttggttgtcatgacaatgacgtcgtttagggcggctatattccacgttcatttacactgaaccagaacagtatcagagtcgccttttaaactctcgacgatgctgaatgacttctttagttagcaaacaaattgctcgagtgggtgtaaatatcattcactttcatgttttttgtacaacctgcaaaaatcgctcaatGCCATTGCTGCTCCTGCAAACCGCTGAGCAATGCttcaaaccaatacaaactaactctgcgtctcaatcagctccctagttccctaggtcgtgaatcagtatatcatgcaagtgaatgtggctgattccctgatcagtgccctgactactgaacttgggagctgattgagacgcacggtaaacctgtctggagttttcgcatcgctctgcaaagaacgtcacccggatcgttgatctaaTTGGtggaaggactatccaattgcgtgactaatgctcgttgatcacgcctcttgtgcagcaGGAAATCCATACAGACtctccagaccaatgttcaattttaaattgagcttggtctggtgatagccagactaaccctttccagcagtgactgaatgattttgagatctgtgttttcacactgaggacaactgagggactcaaactcaactattaaataaggttcaaacattcactgatgctccagaaggaaacacaatgcattaagagccgaggggtgaaaacttttgaacaggatgaagatgtcacaatttttcttattttgtttaattttttttttttttttttttcatttagtactgcccttcagaagcaacagaagatacttgcatgtttgccagaagacaaattaagtacaatttaccttgatcttcaaattcaaaaagttttcaccccccgactcttaatgcatcgtgtttccttctggagcatcagtgaatgtttgaacctttcatagttgtgtttgagcccctcagttgtcctcagtgtgaaaagacggatctcaaaatcattcagtcactgctggaaagggttcaaatacgcaaaagatgcttgaaaactgatgaatctgcaggagctggaggatttttctgaagaacagagctcagtttaactgctcaggacaaacaagagactcatgaacaaccatcacaaaacataaaaacagtcgtggatcatcaggtaatgAAACacagtattaaagggatagttcacccaaaaatgttaattctgtcattatttactcaacctcaagttgttccaaacctgtatacatatctttcttctgatgaacataaaggaagacattttgaagattaaaggaaactgaacagttttggagcaccactgacttccattgtattttttttttctactatggaagtcaatggtgccccaaagcagcctggttCTTCCAAatgtcttcctttgtgttcagcagaagaaagaaactcatacaggtttagaataacttgagggtgaggaaatgaagacagaattttaatttttgggtgaactatccctttaagaaccactggttcacaaacttttgaatagggTTATtgtaataaattcagctatttttttttttcttgttgacAAATATAAAGGtcctttatgtaaaatatcttactcaggacagtactaaataaaaaacatatatgatctctcttttttttttttaaattattcacattttctgcaagtggttcacatactttttcttgcaactgtatatatatatatatatatatatataaagagagagagagagagagagagaagctgtCATGGTCAGAAAAAGTGACAATCATACCTGAAACAGTTTCTGCTTCTCTGGCACCTTATTCAGCATCTGCCTGCGGACGGTACTGGAGATGTGCCGTCTGGAAACCTGCTGAAGAGTCTCatggagattaaaaaaaatgtaaatgtatatctTTAAAGATGACAAATGTGATGCACATCCAAATGTCATCagaaattttattaaatattgtagaaAATAAGCGTTTTAGcacaattaaaggattagttcactttcaaattaaattttcctgatactttactcacccccatgtcatccaagatgttcatgtctttctttttttagtcggaaagaaattaaggtttttgatgaaaacattccaggattattctccttatagtggacttcaatggactccaaacagttgaaggtcaaaattacagtttcagtgcagcttcaaagagctttaaacgacaccagatgaggaataagggtcttatctagagaaaacatcgcttattttctaaaaaaaacaattgtataagtattaaccataaatgctcatcttgaactagctctcttcttcttctctattagaattccagcagtgtagacactgctaagtgtattactgccttccacaggtcaaagtttgaactaattattatatacctgcacaagcatattgtatatgacaatatagttgaaactttgacctgtggagggcagtaatacacttagcagcatcaaattttgaccttcatctgtttggaggccattgaagtccactataacaagaaaaatcctggaatgttttcatcaaaaaccttaatttcttttcgactggagaaagacatgaacatcttggatgacatgggggtgagtaaattatcaggaaaattttatttgaaagtgaactaatcttttaactTCAGCaatttaatgtgtgtgtatatatatatatatatatatatatatatatatatatatatatatatatatatatatatgcacatatatgtgCACAATTTAACAGTAGTTTCTGCTTCAGATATATATCTGATATATATGAGTGATTGGGGATTTGGTGCCTTACTCAAGGGCACCACAGTTGTGGGAAATGGGAGCGCTTGTTCATTCACttcccccacctacatttcctgtcGGTATTGCGACTCGAACCTGCGACCTTCAggttacaagtctgactctctaaccattaggccataATACCCATAATGTGTAAAACTGACAACAAGACACCCAGTCCATAGACTCACTGCATATGTACAGTAAATAATGCATATCATACtgacaactgaaaaaaataatgataaaacagAAATGTCCTAATTCAAGATTGTTTTTCTCTTACTAACACTTTGCATTTTTGGAGCGCTCAGAAATAAatcaaaaagtatttggacacttaaaaaTGCATTCATTAAATAATCAGTCCAGCGTGACTCAAAAACAGTTTTCCTTACTCTTGGTCCTAATTATAtaatcctaattattgttagtatgtaattcattttttccAGGAGCTCTACCTTCAGCTTGCTTCTACCTTTGCTAACAATGAttgtattattacattattaactaaatgcattctctaaattgtaatgttgacattctctgtaaagctgctttgaaacgatatgtatcgtgaaaagcgctatacaaataaatgtgaattgaattgaccAATGACTTTCAATCAGCTGGTGTTTTTGCGGATGTATGAAGTCAGCTGTAACAAGTTCATAAATGAATGACATTCAGATCGTTTTTAAGAGTGACCACAAATACTAGTCCAAATACTGTTTTAATAAACATAGACACCATCTAAACAAGTAGTTATAATCTGTTATTTGGCTTATTTGAATTATAAAAGTCATCAAAAACCATATTTTCATTGAGAGTGTGTACGTGCAGAACGTCAAACTGCTCATGACTCCCGCGTGTCACTTCTCCTGCCTCAAACTCCTGCATAAACTACCGTGAAACAAACTAATACATGACGAATGACATAAACTACCATACATTATTAATCTTAAACTGAAACAGAATATTTGTAATAATTACCAGAATGTGGCGAAACATTTTCAGCGTGAATGACTGAAGTCACGGgactgagagagagaaactgaAGCTTAGCAAGAGGAAGAGAAAAGTCTCCACCTGCTGTTCAGGAGAGCAACTGCACCGAATTGTTTGCTCACTATGACACGCgatggaaaaataaaaatcattaagGGGAAGGGAAATTAGCAGCTAGTTATTAGCAGCCTCGAGGGACACGTGTTAATTTCAATGTATTTAGGAATATAAACtggaaaaaaagcttggtgtattTGTGAAGCATACTGTTTAAATAGAAGCATACTGTTTtactgtttaaaaataaaattttacatGGTATATATCCAGCTAAAAGTGTGTTAGAGAGGTTTAAGTTAGAGATTGATTATTCATGTGATTTTTGCTCAATGGAAAAAGAATCTATTGTCCATCTGTTTTGTAATTGTATATACACAAAGATTTTTTGGTGGATGTGGAAAATTTCATTAGAAGGAAAACAAAcgttatatttaaattaaacgAATTTGATATATTATtccaatgaaaataataataataataataattttaaatgtattgtacaactgtttattattttggaaaaatTTCATATACACAAGAAGAAATGGTCAGGATCCAAGccaaattttattaattttcttcAGGAGACAAAAGACTACTGCATCAGTTTGgagaacattataaataaaaaagcaagGAAGACTTGTCATACagtatttttaaagaatattcaGTTTTTTGATGAATCAATCAATGGTTTGTACGCTctggcatgttttttttttctgtgcattaatatgtaaatttctgtttattattgtatattgctggttgataaaaaaaaaaaaaaaacacgtgtTAATTTAACATTGTCTCTGCCCCCCTGCAGTCTCATATTGAAACAACCTTTTTGATAATCTAAATTGGAAAAATATATGGGCCATGCAACAAAGATTTTTCCTCActaacaaaataaaagaaattacttttaaattactCCATAATATTTACCCTgtcaaacattttcttaagaaaaaaTCTGAATCAGATTTTAACACTAAATGCTCCTTTTGTCAGAATGATACTGAAAcatttcttcattttgttttggtcGTGCATCTATACTTTTCAGCTCTGGAATGCTCTGAATTATTTCAAGTACTAAGGTTTTTCAATGAATCATAAGTCTGTTGTTTTTGGTGTCTTTGCAGCGGATTCAAATGCCTGCTTTATAATAAACCTAATTCTCTTTCTATGTAGATTttatattcataaatgtaaattttcaaaTTGCAAACCTATTTTTCTAGTATTCTTTCAAGAGATAAAACATTATTCACTCTCAAGTTTCACTCTCACTTAGCAAAAAAGCTCTTAAAACATTTGCACGGCCTACAAACTCTTTACTctatttaatgtataatttgtattcatttgtgTGATGCCCTCttatttccttttcttttttgttaagGTCTTTTACTGCTTTGAACTA
Above is a window of Megalobrama amblycephala isolate DHTTF-2021 linkage group LG11, ASM1881202v1, whole genome shotgun sequence DNA encoding:
- the LOC125278706 gene encoding cytochrome c oxidase subunit 7A2, mitochondrial isoform X2 produces the protein MFRHILQVSRRHISSTVRRQMLNKVPEKQKLFQEANGMPVHLKGGVSDAVLYRATMGLTLMGTACVIYELVKAALPQKKD
- the LOC125278706 gene encoding cytochrome c oxidase subunit 7A2, mitochondrial isoform X1, producing MFRHILTLQQVSRRHISSTVRRQMLNKVPEKQKLFQEANGMPVHLKGGVSDAVLYRATMGLTLMGTACVIYELVKAALPQKKD